The stretch of DNA TCATGGAGCCTTTCATTGCTTAGTGTATGACTCATAGTTCtatctttcacttctttttacAGGTCAGTCTTGATGAAAAGAGTCTTTCTACGGAACTAGTGGTTACAAATACTGATAACAAGCCATTTTCATTTACTACTGCTCTGCACACATACTTCCGAGTAAGTTGTCTTTATTCCATGCTTGGAAAATCCATTTACCAACTATTATATCAACAAAATActaagcctttatcccactatgtgattGTGGGGTCAGCTAGTAAGtaataaaatttagattttcaaTCTCTGAACTAAAAGGTTTAGTTGCAGATTTTCATTCTATTAAGATATAATCTGGAAATATCCACTATGTTCTTTTTCGACATTTTaatctttaaaatataattatgcaCAACTTAATTCAGTTAAATGTTCTAAAAACTTTTTGCAGAATTTTATTGGTATGGGTCTATTGCTGTCATGCAGGCTTCTGTAACAGGGGCATCTGTGAGAGGTTTAAAAGGTTGCAGAACAATGAACAAAGACCCAGATCCTAAAAATCCAATTGAGGGAAAGGAGGAAAGGTATATCTTAAAATCATGCAACTCTTGTCAGAGAAATGGTAATTGTTTACCTGTCAAATGATCCAAAACATGCTGTACATTGGTCTGATGTTCAGATTTCTTTTGAAGTTCTAATTTTATCAATTCACTGCCTAAAATTTCAAACCTATTACAATGCTATGTTGCCATTTGTTAAAATCAAGCCCCTGATGTTAGTCACATGAGAGCGTGTTTTTATTGCTCATATCAAAAATAAGTGGATACGTGGCAATTAAATAGATAGTGTGGCatgaggaaaaaggaaaaaagaaccAGTGAAAAAAAAGAGGGGAACAGGGAAGGTTAGAGGAACTGGGTCGTCACAGACCATTGGCTGCTAAACCATAACAGGGAGGATTCCACCATTGATGATTGAGGCAAAGTGTTGAGTGATCCCATTTTTTTGACAATATATTGGTGTTTGAAGCAAATCATTGtaagattttacaaaaaaattatatttattacttGAGCATTGACATCTCTACTCAACCACCTGCACCAGCACTGCCACCACCAAATGTCAAGAAGCCTCCAAAGCACAATGCCATCAGTGGTGGTACATGCAGTTTCCGGATCAGCATCTCAATAGCAAATGGCTCAATCATTCCTCGCTGCCTACCTGGTCCTCTAAACCCTTGCTGCCATTCCCGCCAAACTAGCCTCCCTTTGCCACTCCCATTGTTACTTTTCCCAAGCACCACATGTGTACGCCCCCTTACTCCTAGTCTCCTACCAAGTTTTGGGCACTGAGATTTACTTTGTAGGGGATGGTATTGTACAAGTCTATGATGCTAGGTTTTAGAAGCACCTTAGTACAAGCATAGCTTATATGTGTTGGTTAACCACGGGCACATTCTTTGAGCCTCCTGCAAAACCCTGGCAGAGCCTAGTTCTAGAAGAGTATAATCAAGGCCTTGCCAAAAAAGAATTTGATACTATCCTCACACAATCCCTTGGGAAAAGGtactttttgtttatttctttctgGAATTCATgcgtttctttctttttcttgtttttcccctcattttgtttttgaagAAACAAATAATGCTATGTCAAAACAATGATATGGTGAGAGAAAAGTAAAGGAATAGAGAAAAGATAGCTCAACCCCCTTCTTTCATAACCGGTGTGGGGTTCCCTATTTCCCTTTCGttccttttttttctcatgCCACatcttttgtttatttgttaGACCATTCACTTAATTGCCATACTGGCAATAAAAATTTATGAGCTCTCACATGGCTAATATTTGGGGCTTGAATGGAGAGTAAATGGCAGCACAACATTGTAATAGGTTTAAAAGATTAGCAGGTGAAtcgataaaattaaaactttagaATAAATCAGAACATCAAGACTATATTGGCATTTTTTGGTACATTTGGCCTTCTTTACCAAGAAACTATTGAGGATGTAGCTTAAATATTATTCTGTTCATAGGTTTGTTCAGGATGTTTTTGACATAATGTGATCAACAACCACCTTACAATCCGGCACAATAATGTGATCTCctatgtaaattattttatgaatatgAGGACAAGTGCCAACCTATGGTACTTTAAAACATCAGATAGTATGTCTTGTTGGAGATGTGGAGCTTAATTCGATTTATGACACCTAAGCAGAGCTGGCATGGGGGTCCTGCTGCCCAGTCAGCGGGCAGGGATCAAGGGCTAAATAGATTAGGAATCCTGTTTGAATTAGGAGTTTTATTTTGCCCTAGTTTTCGTCTATAAATATGTGGGCATAATTCTTGTAATTGTAATATtctcaaaattgtgaaaaacaTCTAGTGCGTGCAGCTGACATAGGCATTCTTTGCCAAATCACGTAAATTTtgtcttgtgtgtgtgtgcgcgtgcaATGTTGttccagttttttttttaatcacttgatttgttCCCTAACAACTAGTATCAGAGCCTCATTAGCAGAGAAAAAAATTCAATGGTAGAGACTTTGAGTTTTGGAAGATgcaaataaaagattatttgtACCAAAAGAAGTTGTACGAACCATTGTTGGGCAAGAAGACAGAGGGGATGAAGCTAGAGGATTGGAATATGTTAGATCTCTAGGCATTTGGCGTGATTTGGTTGACATTGGTATGGTACACAACGTTCAACATCATTAACGAGAAGACCACAACAGATTTGATGAAGACGTTATCAAATATGTACGAAAAGCCATCTGCCTCAAACATAATTTACTTGATGCATCGATTATTCAATCTGAGGATGGGAGAAGGTGCATCAGTTACATATTACATCAACGAGTTTAACATGATTATAACACAATTGAGTTTGGTGGAGATCACGTTCGATGATGAAGTCAAAGCACTGGTTCTATTATTGTCCCTACCAGAAAGTTGGTCTACAATGGTGATTGCAGTGAGCAGTTCGTCAGAAAGTACCAAGTTGAGGCTAGATGATGTTCAAGATTTGATTCTTAGTGAGGACATTCGCAGAAAAGAGTCAAGTGAATCTTCGAGTTCTGATTTGGGTACCGAAAGCAGAGGAAGGAGAGATCAATGAGATCAAAATCAGGGCCATGGCAGATCAAAGTTAAAGGGAAAGGGTCACTCTAAGAATCGCAACGATATCACTTGCCAGAATTGCGATAAGGGCCACTAAATGAGTCAGTGTAAGgctcagaagaagaagaaaaagaagaatcaaCACCAAGATAACGAGTCAGCAAATATAACCTCTGAAGAAGTTGTTGATGCCCTAATTTGTTGCGTGGACAGTCCTATTGAATCCTAGATTTTGGACTCAGGCGTGTCATTTCACTCTACTCCATGCAAAGAGTTATTGCATGACTATGTTGTTGGGAAGTTCGGAAAGGTCTATCTTGCAAATAATGAGCCTTTGGACATTGAGATCAGAAACAGGGCCATGACATATCGAAGTCAAAGGGAAAGGGTCAGTCTCAGAATTGCAAAGATATCACTTGCTGGAATTGCGATAAGAAGGGCCACTTCATGAGTCAATGTAAGGctcccaagaagaagaaaagaagaaatcaacACCAAGATAATGAGTCAGCAAATATAACCTCTGAAGAAGTTGTCGATGCCCTAATTTGCTGTGTGGTAGACAGTCCTATTGAATCCTGGTATCAGGATTTAGGTGTGTTGTTTCACTCTACTCCATGCGAAGAGTTATTACATAACTTTGTTGTTGGGAAGTACGAAAAGGTCTACCCTGCAGATAATGAACCTTTGGACATTGAGGGGAAGGGTGAAGTTCACATAAAGACTGCCCACGGAATGCAATGGAAATTGCAGAATGTCAGATACATTCCACGCCTCAAGAGGAATCTGATCTTCATGAGTCAAATTGACAATGATGGATACACAACAGTATTCGAAAGTAAATCATGGAAGATAACAGAGGGAAATATGGTTGTGGCACGAGGCAGTAAGGTGGGAACTCTGTACACGACTATAGAAAGGAAGGACATAGTAGTAGAGACTGACTGTGGTGATTTGACGCTGTGGCACTGAGAGCTTGGGCACATGAGTGGGAATGAAGCTATTAGTATTAAAGGGGAAATTGCCAAGCTTAGAGTCTATTGATATCAGTGTATGTGAAGACTGCATCTATGGGGAGTAGAAAAGAGTTAGTTTCTCAAAGGTCAGAAGGACATCAAACACAGAAAAATTGGAATTGGTGCATATAGATGTATGGGGACCAGCCCCTTGAATTCCCTTGGAGACACTATTATATCACCTTCATTTGACGATTCCACCAGGAAAGTATGGGtttattttctgaaaaataaatCTGATGTGTTTGCTACTTTTAAAAGGTGGAAGGCTGAAGTTGAGAATCAGACTAGTCTAAAAATCAAGTGTCTGAGGTTGGACAATGGCGGGGAGTACGACAACCAAGAGTTCAAGTCATTTTGTTCAGAAAACAAGATCAGAATGATCACAACGGTTCCTAGAACACTAGAACAAAACAGTGTCGTTGAGCAAATGAACAGAACCTTGAACGAGTGAGCAAGGAGCATGAGAATACACTCTGGATTGCCAAAAGCATTTTGGGTAGATGCAGTTAGCACAGCAGTGTACCTCATGCATATGTGAAAAACACCTAGTGTGTCCATAGACATCGGCATTCCTTGCTGAGCTACGTAAattttgttgtgtgtgtgtgcagttttgttcccattttttttttttttttttttatcacttgaTTCATTCCCTAACATTTCTCACAAATATCTCatgtgtttgattttttattggttGGACACACATCTTTCTGACCCATGAAAGAATTGCGCTTTTTCCTACTCTTAaagaattgattttttattcattCCCTAACATTGCGCTTTTTTGTATTCCACTTTTATTAGTATCATGAAAACATAGTAATTAGCATGCAAATACAAGCTACTGGAGTGCTATATGCTGCAATACAATGCATTTTACTGAAATACTGCATCTGAGCACATTTATTTCCATGCTATTGGAATGCTTATGCATCAATGCAATGCATGATAATGAAATGCTGCATCCAAGCACATTCTGTCTTCAAGATAATTGTGAAAACATGAGAATTACATGAGCCATTTTAGGATTTTGCTgaaatcattaaattttttaaactatattttgTAGCAAACTGTTATTATTGCACTTTTCCAAGTGTTATATACTTGCTCCTAACTGTTGGTCTTTGCAAATCAGGGAAGTGGTTACTTTTCCTGGATTTGTAGATTGCCTTTATCTTGAAGCCCCTAACGAGTTACTCCTTGACAATGGTTTGGGAGATAAGATATCCATCCGAAATCAAAAGTAAGTAATTGGGAAACCTTATACGACCTCTTTCTATTGGCGTAATTTTCTGCATTTACCTATTAGGATTTATATCCTTCTTGTTCATGCAGTTGGACAGATGCTGTCCTGTGGAACCCACATCTGCAGATGGAAGCATGCTACAAAGACTTCGTTTGTGTTGAAAATGCTAAGGTACTGGACTTGACTAATGATACTCCTTGCCATATCCTAATGCATCTATGTATAAAGTACAATCAGTAGATTTTTGCTGGATACTTCATAAGTGAGTCATATCATATGGCTTCTTCCTTATCTCATCTGCCATCTAAGCCTAGTGGTCATTTTGTTGATCAAACAGTTTTCAGAGGCTTTATCTAGTGCGTAAAATCTTGTCCATAAATTTATCTGAAGATGCTGATGATGTGTTTCCTATGTTCATCGCAGATTAGTAAGGTCGAGCTACAGCCTGAACAGTCTTGGACTGCCACTCAGCATCTATCTATTGCCTGAAGTAGCCCAACCTCCAAAGCAAGTATAGGATTTTCCCTTTCATCTCTCGTTTGTGACCCCCTATTCTTCGAGGAGTTGGTGACAATGCAAGTGTAGTTGCCGGTTCTAATAATATTGTGcttttttgttaaagaaatgCACGGCTGTGTATTTATGTAAGAATTATGGTAATAATTAGTTAATGGTTATAAAAACAACACTAATTATATTGAGAATAATGCTGGTGGCAGTTTTCCACCATTTGATAACACTAAGTTAGGTTGTGTGTGTGGCTCCTAATTATCTATGAACCCAACTGCAATGACTACCTAAATCTCCGTGTGTAAAATCATATGAGGATCCATTGCAGAAACATGTATTTAGCAGCAGAAAGAGATAGCATGGTGAAATCTATTTTTGCTAAGCATTTCacaatatttttagaaatgCCCTCAAAGATgaatcaaaattgaaatgaaacaGTTGTTGAAAGAGTTAGCAGTACGAATTCGTGAGCTCAGAGAAGCTCGCTATGGGAGGGACGACCAAACTTGAAACTACAATCCCCAAAAAGATAATCTAAAAACCATTCCATTGCCATTCATTTCAAGAAGACAACATTGCAACTAAGCATACCAGCAATATGATCATCACCGCAGCCCAAACCCAATACACCCACTTCTTGCGCTTCTTCTTCATCTGCTGGGCATGGAAAAGACTGTTAGTTCCACCACTGACGAAGCTTCCTGCATTAGCCACATTCTGCTCGATATCATCGATCTTTTCGCCTTGAGTCTCCACCAGAACAGCCATATCAAGAAAAACCTGATGTAGATTATTCAAACTCCTCTGTATGTCCATCACAGCTTCATGCCTCTGTTTATTCTCCAAACTCAGCTCTGTCCTCTTCTCAAGTACTTCAACTTTCCCATTTCCTGAAATCATCTTTTCGATCACTTCCTCATTTGGTATCTCACCGGTTGCATTGTAGTATCTCATCCTCAGATACTCTTTGTGATCAGAcactattctctctctcaaagagtGAAATTCTATCATCAAGCCCTTGAGCTTCATTCTCAGGCCATTGGTGATAGAAATCCTCGTTCGATCAACCGAGCTTCCTTCTCGAAATGCCACAGATACCCTACGATTATCAGCATTTGATTTATCGATAACTTCTAGCCTGGCCTTGACAATCCTGGCCTTGCGAAGCACAGCGACCATATCTGAATCCATCCTATCTCTTAGCCCGCAAAGAACCTTAGCACTGTGAGTGGACTTTGTCTCTTCATTTAGGTTTTGAAGATCAGAGAGGAGACTAGTGATCCCCTCCATTTCAGACTTGATGGCATCGACTTCTTGGAAGAAATGAGACAGGGTTGCCTCATCCCGTGGCTGAGTTGGCCTTTCTCTATGTCCTTCTCGGACTCGGGATCGACCCCAGACTGTTTCTTCAATTCCACATAACTTAGAAAGGACTTTGTCATCAGATCATTCATCTTTGGAAAAGCCTCTGTATGCCCCACCTGCAAATAACTCgaaaacaatcaaataaaactgGTAAGCTATGTGTATGGGAAGATAGAAATTTTGTGAAACTAGTGTACCCTTTACTGGAGAATGAAATTGAAGGCCCGATTCTTGGGTTGGGTTCTTCTGGTTTTCCTTGAAGTTTACTGCTGAGAAGTCCAAAATCAAAGAGTAAAAAGTGTAAAGAGAACGTCAAGAATTCAAGAAAGGTAAAGGAAGAAGCAATGGCCTGACCTTGAAACTCGCGGAGATGGTTAATGAGAATCAAAAGGCAAAATCAGATTGTGAAAAGTGGGGAATTCTTTGACAACTTTCTTTATCTGCTTCTGGTTCTGGGTTGTGAAGATGATGAATGATCGGCGCCGGAAACGGAGTTTTGGGGATAAGAAAGAAACTCTGCTTCAGGCAGTTAAAGAAATGGCTAAGAGATGCGACTCGTCGgattcaaatatttcaaacttTGTGTTCATCCTCTAGTAGCCGTTAAACTTAAAATTTCTTTCGCCGCTGAAGTCGGCGGGTTTTATAACGGAAAACGACTACAAGGACGTGGCacccagccagccagccagcattgtttcaaattttgagTGGGAGATTTGAAACACACTCAATTGATTGCTTGATTTTCATTAGAATGAATTTTTTGActggttttattttataaaaacaaagataaattttacTTTGCATCCTCTAAtattttactaaattataatacatatgtatattcgacgttttaaaatttacaatacCTTCACTTCTTCACTTGGAATGatcattaagaaatttaatgtaaaaataatatttactataatttttaaaaaagtgtgtgagagagaaatattatctattttaattaaactttgggacgtataatttattttaactcaAATAAATCTTTCTTGAAGAATGTGAAAATATACCACACATCACCACAAGAAGTTTTAGTATAAACAACACAAAGCATAGCATATTCTTcacaattcaaaaattataataattatctCTAGTACTTGaaagattatattaaaattacacgTACTGTTAAACCAACCACCCACATTCCATCCATGGATAACCCCTACCCTTCTATATACTTACACAACAAAGAAAtagttaatataaaaaataaacaatgtagttaaataaaattcacTTTATAATACTGAGTCAACCTCCCTCAGTAATCGAAATACAATAGGACGTGTAGTTTAAAAGAACTGAAAAAAGCATCCATCCATCCTTGCTTGATGAAGGGACCACCTATTTCGTTGAAATCTTCTTTAAggttaaaagaaaatcaacagAATAGAACAGAACTGAGGCAATATAAAGTAGTGCAGTCCAGTCAGACCACGATACAACATTTATCACTTACTTGCACAGAATGATAGAGCTTGCATTCTTCAACATGCAGGCAGGGCCAAAGATGGAGATGGGCGGTCGCTGGACCTtatttaaagtaaaaataagatatatatatatatatatataaataggatTAATTGAAACCCCATTTACATCTCTAAGCATGGCAAACTTTGAAAGGACAGCAGCTCCAATATAGCAACTGAACCAAAAGAAATACTAATCCTGAACCAAAAGAAACTGCTAAAAGAGGTTCAATAACTATTGGATGATCACCAATCATTTTCATAAACACAAATTTTTAGTAGCTTGTTTTGCTTAGGCCAGTCACATGAATGCATTATCTCTGCCATTTAAGACCGATAATCTGTTCCATACTTGATTCTCTTTTCTgtctttattctttttcctgCTTAACAAGACAACAATGAGAACTGGAGCCCTAAATATGAGAAACAAACCAACCTGAAACATTCCTTACAGAATTTTACTGTCATTCAGTCAGAAATGGTTTATGACTGAACATTACGGGCACAATCCATGAACCAAGGCAAGAGAACTTCACTCAGTTGCAAAGACTGCAGAAATTATCACTCTACTTGACAATTGGAATGTAGATTCTAAAGTCATTAAACCTCAATGGGACGGCACAATTAACTGCAGATTACAAAGTTTCACAGCTTTCACAGTCTTACAGTTATTGTCTCCAAGGACCAAAAATAAGGAAgaataatattgataaataaattaacatccATGACTCACACAGCAACAATCCTGTTCGCTGCATCTCTCGGAATGAATATATTTTCCTTAACAATACTGTCCTGTAGTTAACATTAGCATTATTTCCAGGATAAGTCCACCCA from Diospyros lotus cultivar Yz01 chromosome 6, ASM1463336v1, whole genome shotgun sequence encodes:
- the LOC127803259 gene encoding LOW QUALITY PROTEIN: syntaxin-112 (The sequence of the model RefSeq protein was modified relative to this genomic sequence to represent the inferred CDS: inserted 1 base in 1 codon), with amino-acid sequence MNDLMTKSFLSYVELKKQSGVDPESEKDIEKGQXQPRDEATLSHFFQEVDAIKSEMEGITSLLSDLQNLNEETKSTHSAKVLCGLRDRMDSDMVAVLRKARIVKARLEVIDKSNADNRRVSVAFREGSSVDRTRISITNGLRMKLKGLMIEFHSLRERIVSDHKEYLRMRYYNATGEIPNEEVIEKMISGNGKVEVLEKRTELSLENKQRHEAVMDIQRSLNNLHQVFLDMAVLVETQGEKIDDIEQNVANAGSFVSGGTNSLFHAQQMKKKRKKWVYWVWAAVMIILLVCLVAMLSS